GGGTTGGCTTTCTTGTGTAGGACGGTAGGTTTTTTGCTTCTTCTCTCCCCTCTTGCTTGCCTTGTGGCCTGTCcttgtatacttcgtgtgtactCTGATGTGCCGTTTTGcaagcgcttttaatatatttttatttacctatcaaaaaaataaagtgatttACATGAACTCACCAGATCCATTGAGAATGGTAACCATGTTACGGGCAGCACCCCTTACTACAAGTCGGAAATCCCTCTTCAGTCCAACATACTTGGCGTATTTCTACAGAGTTTTCAATAAAGACAAATAAGTAATTCCATGGATTACTTGGCTATTACCTcccaaaaagaagaaagtacACACTACAAGAACATACTCTTAATCATTACAATGAAGagtcaaaagaaagagaaaaccaaTGCAACTATACTGAGAATAGTAGCCATATTCTTATTACAAAGCAGAAATCCCTCTTCCAGTCAATATACTTGGCATAGTTCTACTGTGTTCATAAAAGTCAAATAAACACTCAAATGTTAATTTACCTTATTAACAGGAGCCTCATTCTCACGTATAACCACATCATGGCTATCAATCTCTTCTCCAAATTCTGTCTTTAAAAGATCTCCTGAATTTCCAACAACCGCACATGTTTGAAACTGGCGAGGGTGAAAAGGGGGTTTTGCTGgtaataataaattaagatGCTCCTCACAAAGAGTCCGATTTGAGCAATCTTTAGCTCCCCTACAAACAGAAAAATAGAAGACATGCTTACTTAACACTCATAAATGCTCACCTCATCAAGCCTAAATATGGATGAGAATAGCTAAGAAATGTGACTAATAAATGAGAAGGGAAATGTTCATAGACATACAATTGAGCTATCCTTTTTGCAGCATAGTTCAACCATCCATCTGGCCGAACATCTAGGTATTCTCTTGTCAAAACTGTAGTGATGTTACGATACTGCATTCATAATGATCTCATTGAATATTACCTTGTCAAAGTACCGACTtgtacaaataataataataataaataaataaaatattacctGCTCCCAAAGCAAAATTGTCTCACAAACATCATAACTGTATTCCAAggcttcaaattttttaaattgtgtaTTGAACTGTGAAGGaagcagaaaagaaaaaacaaatcagCATTTTAACATAAAACTAAATGAGTGCATAAAATAAGGTCTTGGGCTAAGAGGCAGACCCAGGTACTGTTAGTGCCTTCAGGGAACTTGAGAATCAATTTGCAGTGGTCAATAATATGTGCAGTAATTCCAAACCCTCTGTTTGCCTGCACAAAGTTTCCAAGTTTAGCCCACAATATGAACCAAAGACTAACTAGAAAGTGCACTTCAACAAATAAACTGAAACCCTATATTCACAGAGTCTCGGCAATTCAAAAAAGCAACATTTCAGTTCCCTAAAATTCAACTGCATTTGAACCTAAACACACGCAATCCTTCAGAAATCAATTGCAGATCAACACATATCATAATTCTCAACTCGGTAACAGAAATTAAACATAGCCAATTCAATTCAAAGGAATATAAAAACTACTGATCcaacttataaataaaacatcaaatcataaaatttaaaattggaagACTAACCATGCATTGCTGAACACTGGACTGGAAATCCGATAAAATCTGAATGTTGATGTTATTCGAAATCCTCCTGCTGCCTGCAACCGCCCCATTTCAGGTATGattaaaaaaggaatgaaaGATAGAAATCGGGATCTTAACTGACGAAACGGAGAAACTTACCGGCGAAGAGAGAAGACTGAATGCCGAAAAcgaaaagagagaagaagacgGCAGCGCAGATCAGATGGAAAAGAGTGAATCTCATCCTGTTGGAGGAGGGCCTGCTTGAAGGATGAAGAGGTCTCATTATTGAGATTCGAAGACTGATGTCAAATCAATTTTCGTATAGATCTCTGCTATAGCTGATAGGGGGACTGTGGATTGCCTACAGTTCCTGCTTCTTGGAGTTGTACCTTCTAGATTGAGAATGCCTTCCCTGTGATTCTCCGAGTGGTTTTCAATAATATACATACTTCAAATATTCTACATATTACATATTaactttaagaaaaaatttaggaaaaattagaaaaatatgtattatataaaaatatttgaaaaattatgagaaacttttcatttttttaataaaaaaatatatataatattcattaaatttaatatttaatttttactaacTTTAAGTTAAGTtgtctttaaattaaaatactcaaaattaaaaataatttgaataaatccAGTTAATGACttattaatttaagtataattttagCTTTAAAGTCATCTTAGctcattaaaaattaagtattaatttttatcaaaacttttattaaatataattattgttttgtAATAACTAAAATAACTCATTAATacgaaaatatatagaaaaaataatctcaaatttttaaatcaatattatttcgtccatttaaaaataatttaaaatacttgTATTTTTTAACAACTCAtctaattatttcataaaatacttATTTACCtgtcatgtcatcaacatcaaTTTAATCCctgtaaatattttctttccttttaaatttattattattattattattattattattatttgatatttttttccttcaagaaacaaacaactcttaaaaaaagttaacacattttttttcatgcccATAATAAAAGTGAAGTAGTTTGAAAAGTGtggatattataaatattaaaaaaaaatctcaaataataaaataataataataaaatctatgCGAAAGAATGTAGTCGTCCATTGATGTTaattacataataaataaaattagtattttaggaattaattatacgaatcattaaaaaatacatatatttaaaattatttttagataattatagataattttaatttaaaatttttgagattagtatattttcatattaatgaattaaaattcaattttcctttaaaaaaacatattttaatatatttttttaaaataacattttgattaaatttaaaaagagatcaatttttttctatttttcattgattGAAACTTTTGACCGTTTCAAAAACCCTCATTTTAATTACAGCACAGTAATTTGCGACGGAGAGAAAATTTTCTGCACATAACTCATCGATCAAGCAGCAGTGGCAGGAAACTGTTTTTCATGCTTCCAGAATCGGCCTTACTGCTTCCAATATGAGTCGCGTGGGGATATCCCAATCACGTGCCTTCAATCAGCGTGGAAGCcataataaacataaataaaataaaataaaataaaatctctaagtttttacacatttttttattcctagGGTTTTCATTCACACCCAAACACACCATTTTCCTACTTCCTTTGTTTTCGCTTGTTTGCTGAGAATTTGGAGGGTAAGAATGAGAAAGATAGagattggatttattttattttatttgtgtgTGTTTTGCTGTGATTCCCTTGAGAATGGGGCAAAAATCAACTCAAGCAAATCTGGTTCACGAAATGAACAGACCCTTCGaagttattttctaaattttcattttctcgaGGGGGCCTGTATTTTTGGTTATTATCTTAATTCTCCTTTCTAGAGAAGAAAGAAGTTGTTTTGTCAGATTTGATACTTGGTTTCTTACTCTTCTTTTATCATTGTGGCTGTTTGATTCGTATGCATGTCTTTGTGTTTTATGTAATGTGTTTGGCTGCACAATTATCAATCGGCTCATCATTAAGATTCATTATAGATGGTTTTTAATTTGTATGGGCTGGTGAAGAGGCTTTTGTTTTTCTCTGGTTCATACCGGTAGGCGAGGTCTCCTTGTATTGTGGAAGAGTTTAGCCATGTTTGATCGGTTTTGTAACTTTGGGGAggactcctcatccttctcagGTACTTTTATTCCCTTTTAACATGATTCTGtttctcctaaaaaaaattatgcacttttttttattaataacttaaggGTTCAATATTTTATCCCAATGCTTCTTCCTAATTTAGTTGATTAGATTATCATGATGTGTATCTTCTCTGGTAAATGGTGAGGGTCACTCATGCAGCTTATTGCTACAATACCTGATTGCTGATAGCTAATAGGAGggatttttcagatttttgattgatgaaaaactttttattttgttattttccctttcattttctttttccatgttGGTTGTCAATCTTGTGATTCCATCTTTGGCTTCTTTATGTAATATGTGTGTCTCAGCATGCCTTAAATCTCCAATGATGATTAGCAATAGAGGATTCTGAACACTCCAGAGCTTCCTTCATGTCAACATTCTTCTCTGGGGTGGTTTAATCTAAATATTTGGcaatttaataacaaatttgaaacaaGGGTTCTTCCTTCTGAAATGAATAAGTGAAACACGCTGCTATACACCTTAACATTGTCGTGGTTTTGTATCtcttaacaattttatttaataatgaagtgttatttaaaaaaatgtaacccATGAATTACTTTTAATTAGTTTCTCAATCAATTTTGCAGGCTCAAATTCATAATGTAATTTAAAGAGGGTAAgcttaaaaacaatatatatcgCAGATATTTTTTCTTGTACCTTTTGGCTATGGCCAACAATTAAGTTTTGCATCAGAAAGTTTCTCCAGAAGCAAGAGAAGAAGAACAATACATCTTTATATACAGGAAGGGATGGATGACATTATGGGGAAGGCTCTTAAAGAAATAGAGGTCGTTAAAATGATGATTGCTAACGAGGATTACATGGGTGCCAGAACCAAGTTACATGAACTGCGGCATCATTTTCCAGCTCTTGATGGCATCTCAGGGATGATCACTGTCTGTGACATACTATCCTCTGCAGGCTATGGGTTCTTAGGTTGTGGGACCAACTGGTATTGGGTGCTTCAGATAATGAGAGCTGCAGGTGAAGCTGACATTCGATACCAGTTTCATAAATTTAAGAGACTTTTGGATCCCATCAAGACTAGCTTCCCTGGCACTGAATCTGCTCTGAAGATGATTCAGGATGCATTTTCTGTGCTTTCAGACCCAGAGAAGCGTGCAgtgtttgatttggatttggattcaACTTTAGAATGCGGATTTGTTGGAGAGAATCTTGTTCACAAGGAAGATATTGCACAAATTTCTGTCAGGTGTAGTAAATCTGTTTGTGATACCAGTGATGGAATCAATGAAGAGAGCAATTCAAAAGAATGTTCTTTAAAGAGGATAATAAATCAAGATCTTCTTGGCGAAATGGATCTTCACAATGCTGGAATGCCTACTCAAGCTGAGTGGACTAATGGGGTTTATGATCTCATAGAGGAGAGGGACGTTCATGATCCTGAAATACCTGCTCAGATTGAGGTCACAAATGGGATTCATGCTGATGATGAACAGAGGAAGGTGACCTGCACACAGGAAAGAAGCATGATTTCTGCTTGTGTGAAGAGGAGAATTACTGTAGGAACTGAGAAAACTGCAAACAGCATGTCCTCCTCCGTAGTTTCTGATTGTTCTAGTGATAAGTCATCTTGGTCTGTGAAATCGAAGGTTGGTAAGAATTGTTTTCCAGTTTTTTACAATTTTGAGTATATCAGAAAACCCCAATTATTCACAGTTGGCCAGGTTTGGGCTGCTTATGATGATGAGAACATGCCTCGAAAGTATGCTCGGATTAATAGCATATATAAGTTTCCTTTTAGGTTGCACATCAGTTGGCTGATACCTGCACCAGTTACTGCACATGAGAGAAGATGGTGTGAGGTGGGTTTGCCTGTTGTATGTGGATTTTTTAATGTGGATAGGAATGAAACTGTTGTTACTGaaccaaaaatattttcccaTATGATCAACTGTTTTGCAAGTCGAAATGAGCAACTTCAAATTTATCCCCAAAATGGCGACATTTGGGCAATGTACAAAGATTGGAAACCATTTGAATGGTGCTCTAATCCTGAAGCTAGAAAAGGCTGCATTTTACGGATGGTTGAAATCATTGCAGGTTGCTCCAACCCAACTGGTGTTATGGCTGCAGGCTTGGTGAAAGTAGAATGGTTTAAAAATGTCTTTCAAAGATTCACAAACAATGGAAATGAGCATTCTTTTCCCATCCCtgcaaaaaatttctttgtGTTCTCTCATAAAGTTCCAGCATTTAGATTCACCGGTGGAGAGATGGATAGAATCTCCAATGGGATGCTTGAACTAGACCCTTTGGCTGTTCCTGATGTTCTAGACTGTATCATGGCCAAACCAGTAGAAGGGAGTTCAAGTGGTTCTCCCACCTTCCTTCACAGCTGTCCTATTCCTCCTGTGCCGGAATCATTGAATTGGAAATGGTCAGCCAACAATTTTGCTTCAAATCAAATATGGGCTGTATATGTTGGTCCTGATTCCATGCCTCGGAAATATGTTGTAGTAAACAATGTGGTTTCAGGGTCTGAAGTGTGTGTGACATTCTTGGAGCCTCATCCCAAACTAGATAACGAGGTCTACTGGGTTGGTGAGAAGTTGCCATTTGTTTGTGGGTCATTTAGAGCTGGTAAAACCACTATCAACTTGGGGATGTCTAGGTTCTCACATTTGGTGAAGTGTGAGTATAGCACAAACGGGTTTTCTTATGGAATATATCCAAAGAAAGGCGAAATTTGGGCAATGTACAGAAACTGGAACAGCAAATGGAAGCAATCTGACTTAAGTTATTACCAGTGTTGTATTGTTGAGATTGTTACAGATTTCTCTGAGGAATCTGGGTTGATGGCAGCCCGCTTAGTTGAGGTCCCAGGTTACACAACTTTCTTTAAGAGACAGGTGTTTGATGGGTTTGAGATGATCCGAACCATTCCAAGAGCAGAAATGCTCAGTTTTTCTCACCGGATAGCAGCATTTACTGTTCCGGGAGTTGAAATCCATGGTATTCCTGAAGACTCTTGGCACCTGGAGCCTGATGCATTGCCTCCCAATCTCAGCAACGAGTTAAAGCTTCAAAGGAGGTCATCTTAGAGCTTGAGTAATTTCCTCCTTGAATGGGAGAAATATAATCTTTATTCAGTATCTTCAAATGTTCATATAACACTATGTTGAGACACAGCTCAGGCGATGACACTCTTTTGGAACTTGGAATTCTTTCCATGGGCGGTTTGCTGCTTGCTAACGTGGATATCACTCAGGCTTGCCTTCTCATTTAGTGTACTtgatttgaataatttattttaactcggAATCAAATTTCCAAACTTATAGCTCATCTTCATTTTTGGAATTGATGACATTAATTCAAGAAgccattttcattcttttgatGCCAAACTGCATAATGTTTCTCCCTTCTGAGATGCAGGCTTTCAGATAATTCTAAGCCTCATGCtaacaaaaatgaaagagaCGCTGTATATAATATCCTCGATTGGAAGATTTCTTTTGAGGTCAAGAGACTGCATTCCAGGTGACCACGGATCGTCACTACGAGAAGTGCATTTCCCCTGCCCGACTCCGCTTGCTTGCGACGCTCTACTTGTTACTTGTGAATCCAGGGATGGTATTTTTACTTCATTGTTGAGGAATGAACTGTTAACTCTTTTTAACTCAACCAACAGACACATTTCGGCACCAACGGTGCGCTAACTGTGATGATGGTGATTTAGCCAGGATAGTGTGCTCCCTTCACTTGAAAAAAGGCCACCTAGCATTTCATGAGTACTACTTCCAACACAGTGCAATTGGGTTTGCCAATGGAAGAAAATCACTCAAACCCAATTGGAAAATCTCCAATAAACAACTCCCTTCTAATTTGTATACACAAGATGCATTATTCTTCTATTCTTTTACATGTCTGCTGCAGGCAGTCATATACATTCACTAACAGTTCATGGAGCAATATGAAATATCTAAGAAGAATAAACAAGCAAAAAGAGATATCTAATAAGAATAAACATGAGGCCATAGTCGAGCATTCGGTCCAAGCAGGATATCTAATAATAGACAAGGGCATGTCAAAGTCGATAGCATTTTTTCTGGTTTTTAGTAGCGCCGACCACCAGCAGTTGACAAAAGAATTTGACTCGATTTCTTCCCCTTTTTCCCTGTGCCAATTGTCTTGGATGCATCCAAACTTTCAACAGATTTCCCTCTGGATATTACATTGGCAAACGATGGCGTACCTGCATTTCTTGAACCTACAGAAACAGAAGTTCcgaataaattgaatttttaactGCTACAATAGAGGAGGGACTGTAACATGCCATTTTCCATAATGCTTATTGTGATTCATGCATTTATTCAGCTATGAAGATATTGGTATATTTATGAGATATGATTGTACAAGCATGTGGTCTAATAGAAAGGAAGACAGCCTAATATTATTAGTCTTAGAGAATACCAGTCACACCAGAAGAATCGCTTGCCATACTGGTGTTATGCACGGAATGAACTTCCTCAATTTTCAAGCCTGGAGAATCATGCCCAGCTGCAAAGCCTAGTTTGGTGacatttgagaatagttttctTTCCCCAAGTGTCGGAGGGCTTGTCGATGTCACCACAGGACTTCCCAAAGCTGAACAAGGGGGAATATGGAAATAAATCATTGCTCACCAGTAATATTTGTCATAAAAAACCATATGATTACAATGTGTTAACTtcaattaaaaagagaaaaatcctaCAAATAACACCACTACAAGAGTAGAATCGTCTAAGAAATCAGCCAACATTATCCCAAAAAATTCAAGTTCGACAAAGACCTCCCAGATTATAGCCAGGCTCAGGGAAAACATTGCTTAAAGTACAAGCTATTTAAAATCTTGGGAGGCCCAGTGTAAATCTAGGTGCAGGCATGCCACATCCACAGAAGAGCATGCTATTACCTTCAAAATCATCCATGGAGAACGTAGGGGGGTACACATACTCTCCAAATCTGGATGGTATGGGCAAAGAATCTGTAGTGGTAGCTTCAGCCTTAAGTTTCTCCTTCGTATCCTTCCTGGAAATAAGAATTCTTTGTAATTTTAATTGCTTTCCTCACAGACAGCATTTCTGTTATGACTTTACACGAGAAACAGAGAGAGAATAAATTTAAGAGCAAATaaaacaaaggggaaaaaaaaggggtAAAACCCAGGaggtttttgagaataaaaaggCCTCCCAAAAGGCAAATCTGAACCAGCACCATCCACCCAACCATTCAACTTTTCATGTGATAGTGATGAATAACTAACCGTTTTGGCccaatgattaaaaaaatctgGAATTACAAGTGGAAAATTGCTTTGGCTACATGACAAGTAAAAGAACTGCTTCTCATTGAATTTGTATCAAGTGTACAGCCTTTAATCTATATAATACAGCTCATGTGGCATTACCTTCCTGGCAAGTTTCTTCCTCTGCCTCTCACGCTTCTTGATTTCatccataaaaggaaaaaaggcaCTAGGAGGCAGTACCTCACGAAGAT
Above is a genomic segment from Vitis riparia cultivar Riparia Gloire de Montpellier isolate 1030 chromosome 14, EGFV_Vit.rip_1.0, whole genome shotgun sequence containing:
- the LOC117929612 gene encoding sialyltransferase-like protein 1; amino-acid sequence: MRPLHPSSRPSSNRMRFTLFHLICAAVFFSLFVFGIQSSLFAGSRRISNNINIQILSDFQSSVQQCMANRGFGITAHIIDHCKLILKFPEGTNSTWFNTQFKKFEALEYSYDVCETILLWEQYRNITTVLTREYLDVRPDGWLNYAAKRIAQLGAKDCSNRTLCEEHLNLLLPAKPPFHPRQFQTCAVVGNSGDLLKTEFGEEIDSHDVVIRENEAPVNKKYAKYVGLKRDFRLVVRGAARNMVTILNGSDDEVLIIKSVTHRDFNAMIKSIQNPVYLFQGIVLRRGAKGTGMKSIELALSMCDIVDIYGFTVDPGYTEWTRYFSTPRKGHNPLQGRAYYQLLECLGVIRIHSPMRAERKQDWSDVPSREMISRAHAAALHLRKGQADQAGDLGQFGNCKVWGNGGPENSGPISGSPDMSDLRRNSNYSKWEAMPFESLRREARDHYFQMEGVSMYKMDGNKLDDLVCVRHSFLKSKE
- the LOC117931247 gene encoding uncharacterized protein LOC117931247 encodes the protein MDDIMGKALKEIEVVKMMIANEDYMGARTKLHELRHHFPALDGISGMITVCDILSSAGYGFLGCGTNWYWVLQIMRAAGEADIRYQFHKFKRLLDPIKTSFPGTESALKMIQDAFSVLSDPEKRAVFDLDLDSTLECGFVGENLVHKEDIAQISVRCSKSVCDTSDGINEESNSKECSLKRIINQDLLGEMDLHNAGMPTQAEWTNGVYDLIEERDVHDPEIPAQIEVTNGIHADDEQRKVTCTQERSMISACVKRRITVGTEKTANSMSSSVVSDCSSDKSSWSVKSKVGKNCFPVFYNFEYIRKPQLFTVGQVWAAYDDENMPRKYARINSIYKFPFRLHISWLIPAPVTAHERRWCEVGLPVVCGFFNVDRNETVVTEPKIFSHMINCFASRNEQLQIYPQNGDIWAMYKDWKPFEWCSNPEARKGCILRMVEIIAGCSNPTGVMAAGLVKVEWFKNVFQRFTNNGNEHSFPIPAKNFFVFSHKVPAFRFTGGEMDRISNGMLELDPLAVPDVLDCIMAKPVEGSSSGSPTFLHSCPIPPVPESLNWKWSANNFASNQIWAVYVGPDSMPRKYVVVNNVVSGSEVCVTFLEPHPKLDNEVYWVGEKLPFVCGSFRAGKTTINLGMSRFSHLVKCEYSTNGFSYGIYPKKGEIWAMYRNWNSKWKQSDLSYYQCCIVEIVTDFSEESGLMAARLVEVPGYTTFFKRQVFDGFEMIRTIPRAEMLSFSHRIAAFTVPGVEIHGIPEDSWHLEPDALPPNLSNELKLQRRSS